One Cottoperca gobio chromosome 23, fCotGob3.1, whole genome shotgun sequence genomic region harbors:
- the fam180a gene encoding protein FAM180A isoform X2 produces MTLYPTAFRIKRGDYSLINPTFQRSAEDVDLLFEILLAGMQIQGGEHDMLIPDEELASLRCVEKLEVICEDVLPKTLSDIRRLAAELNHRQQPLSWQDFERTVLTLVYATQRLTRVSSQHQREAWTDAARQLFSAVHKDLRPS; encoded by the exons CTCTGTATCCAACTGCATTTAGGATAAAGCGCGGGGATTATTCGCTGATCAACCCCACATTCCAGCGTTCGGCGGAGGACGTCGACCTGCTTTTTGAG ATCCTGCTCGCTGGAATGCAGATCCAAGGTGGAGAACACGACATGCTGATCCCAGATGAGGAGCTGGCCTCCCTGAGGTGCGTGGAGAAGCTGGAGGTCATCTGTGAAGACGTCCTTCCCAAAACGCTATCGGACATTCGCCGGCTGGCAGCGGAGCTCAATCATCGGCAGCAACCTCTGAGCTGGCAGGACTTTGAGAGGACTGTGCTGACCCTGGTGTACGCCACTCAGAGGCTGACTCGAGTCAGCAGCCAGCATCAGAGGGAGGCGTGGACGGACGCTGCTAGACAGCTGTTCTCAGCCGTTCACAAGGACCTCAGACCCTCTTGA
- the fam180a gene encoding protein FAM180A isoform X1, producing the protein MTQWWALFIIVYLSMYLAATQHHRKALYPTAFRIKRGDYSLINPTFQRSAEDVDLLFEILLAGMQIQGGEHDMLIPDEELASLRCVEKLEVICEDVLPKTLSDIRRLAAELNHRQQPLSWQDFERTVLTLVYATQRLTRVSSQHQREAWTDAARQLFSAVHKDLRPS; encoded by the exons ATGACGCAGTGGTGGGCTCTGTTCATCATTGTTTACCTATCTATGTACCTGGCAGCCACTCAGCACCACAGGAAAG CTCTGTATCCAACTGCATTTAGGATAAAGCGCGGGGATTATTCGCTGATCAACCCCACATTCCAGCGTTCGGCGGAGGACGTCGACCTGCTTTTTGAG ATCCTGCTCGCTGGAATGCAGATCCAAGGTGGAGAACACGACATGCTGATCCCAGATGAGGAGCTGGCCTCCCTGAGGTGCGTGGAGAAGCTGGAGGTCATCTGTGAAGACGTCCTTCCCAAAACGCTATCGGACATTCGCCGGCTGGCAGCGGAGCTCAATCATCGGCAGCAACCTCTGAGCTGGCAGGACTTTGAGAGGACTGTGCTGACCCTGGTGTACGCCACTCAGAGGCTGACTCGAGTCAGCAGCCAGCATCAGAGGGAGGCGTGGACGGACGCTGCTAGACAGCTGTTCTCAGCCGTTCACAAGGACCTCAGACCCTCTTGA